One genomic region from Xylocopa sonorina isolate GNS202 chromosome 8, iyXylSono1_principal, whole genome shotgun sequence encodes:
- the LOC143426387 gene encoding dual specificity protein phosphatase CDC14C gives MYEPKHSGFPRQDRRIYENRNFNPDEITTVYKHPDVTYICEYIKDKLYFATLSNDQRDAKSTSNIHFFTTDYELIYNNYYNDFGPLTIACLYKYCCKVNKKLESPGNKHRQIVHYTSQRDHKRANAAYLIASYAVLYLNKSPREAYNTLFVGGEIPIKPFRDASMGSPVYNIHLLDCLYALKKAASFGFFNFDDFDVDEYEKYEDMRNGALNWMVPQKFLAFAGPSTEPGTPYHPPECYIDYFLRHKVAAVIRLNKKAYDASRFTETGITHYDMFMPDGTVPPRRILNEFLQLSENTNGPIAVHCKAGLGRTGSLIAAYLIKHYKMAAREAIAWIRICRPGSVIGHQQAWLENIEKNLLNAGQQYKIELKKRARTTNIKRNSKYLVLFHRLKYYGDGDVILHHKRGIYSIADKLQRRMHYASEGCCTEIEIWEGKIKLEKEFNKCHDSSLEKKGKTKLTRILGKLKNIRGSDDLEQTSQKYRPTDSHMTQGDRLNEIKMNRFKSSRSLESRQKNCIAYGLDALRNARRKK, from the exons ATGTACGAACCGAAACATTCTGGATTCCCAAGACAAGATCGACGCATTTACGAGAACAGAAATTTTAACCCTGATG AAATTACTACGGTTTACAAACACCCAGACGTCACCTACATCTGCGAATACATAAAAGACAAATTATATTTTGCGACTCTGAGCAACGATCAAAGAGACGCAAAGAGCACATCCAACATTCACTTTTTTACAACCGACTACGAGTTGATTTATAATAATTACTACAACGACTTTGGTCCTCTAACCATTGCATGTTTATACAA ATACTGCTGTAAGGTAAACAAGAAGCTCGAGAGTCCAGGGAACAAGCATAGGCAAATCGTGCACTACACCTCGCAACGAGATCACAAAAGGGCGAACGCCGCCTATTTGATTGCCTCTTACGCAGTACTGTATTTAAATAAGAGCCCAAGAGAGGCGTACAACACCCTCTTCGTGGGTGGCGAAATTCCCATAAAGCCATTTCGCGATGCTTCCATGGGCTCAcccgtttataatattcatttattaG ATTGCCTGTACGCGCTTAAAAAAGCAGCGTCCTTTGGCTTTTTCAATTTCGACGACTTTGACGTGGACGAATACGAAAAGTACGAGGATATGCGAAACGGCGCTTTGAATTGGATGGTACCGCAAAAGTTCCTGGCTTTCGCCGGTCCAAGCACAGAACCAGGAACCCCCTATCATCCACCTGAGTGTTACATCGATTACTTTTTGAGGCATAAAGTCGCCGCTGTGATTAGGTTGAATAAAAAAGCGTACGACGCTTCAAG ATTCACAGAGACAGGAATCACGCATTACGATATGTTCATGCCAGACGGTACTGTACCACCGAGAAGGATACTGAACGAATTTTTGCAATTGAGCGAAAATACTAATGGACCGATAGCAgttcattgcaaa GCTGGATTAGGAAGAACAGGTTCATTGATTGCCGCGTATTTAATAAAACACTACAAAATGGCTGCTAGAGAGGCTATTGCCTGGATAAGGATTTGCAGACCTGGTTCCGTTATCGGACACCAGCAGGCTTGGTTAGAAAACATTGAGAAAAATTTGCTAAACGCAGGCCAGCAATATAA AATAGAATTGAAAAAACGTGCCAGAACGACAAATATTAAAAGGAACAGTAAATACCTGGTTCTATTTCACAGACTGAAGTACTATGGCGATGGTGACGTAATACTGCACCACAAACGTGGAATATATTCGATCGCGGACAAGTTACAGAGGAGAATGCACTACGCGTCCGAGGGTTGCTGTACAG AAATCGAGATCTGGGAAGGgaaaataaaattagaaaagG AATTTAACAAATGCCATGATTCGTCGCTAGAGAAGAAAGGAAAAACAAAGTTGACAAGAATATTAG GAAAATTGAAGAATATTCGAGGATCAGACGATTTGGAACAAACCTCCCAGAAATATAGACCTACCGATTCACATATGACGCAGGGTGACAGGCTCAATGAAATCAAAATGAACAGGTTCAAATCATCTCGAAGTTTGGAATCGCGGCAGAAGAATTGCATTGCTTACGGATTGGATGCTCTGAGAAACGCACGACGAAAGAAATAA